A segment of the Stigmatella erecta genome:
GCGCGATCGGCGCGAATGTCGTGCAGCCGGGCCATGCCGGCGTACCGGGCGAGGGCCTCGATGCGCTCCACCCGCTCGGTGAAGCGGCGGGCGAGCCGCTCGCGCTGCGCTGCTTGCTGGCGGGTGAAGGCCGCCCAGCCCAGGGCGCTCAGGACGGCCAGGAGCGCCAGGGTGGCCCCTGCCACCGCGAACCGGTGCCGGCGCACCTTCTTGCGCAGCCGGGACCACGGGCCGGTGGGGCGCGCCCGCACGGGCGCATCGGCGAGGAACCGGTCCAGGTCCTCGGCCAGGGCATGGGCCGAGTCGTAGCGGGCCGAGCGGTCCTTCTCCAGGCACTTGAGGACGATGGCCTCCAGGTCCGGGGGGATGTCCGGGTTCAGCGCGCGCGGAGGGCGGGGCTCCTGGATGGCGATGCGGTTGAGCAGCTCCAGCCCGTTGGCGCCCGAGATGGGAAGCGCTCCGGTGAGCAGGTGGTAGAGCGTGGCGCCGAGGCTGTAGACGTCCGCGCGGCGGTCGAGCCGCCCCACCTCGCCCCGGGCCTGCTCCGGGGACATATAAGGAGGCGTGCCGAGCACCGAGCCCGTGGCGGTGGCGGCCTGGGCGTTCCAGTCGTGGGCCAGGCCGAAGTCCATCACGTAGGGCTTGAGGCGGCCGTCCGGGGTGCGCTCCACCAGGATGTTGGCGGGCTTCAAGTCCCGGTGGATGAGGCCCACGCGGTGGGCGGCGTGCACGCCCTCGGCCGCGTCCCGGAGCATCAGCGCCTTCTGCTCCACGGTGAGCGTGTCCGCGAGCTGGCCCAGCGGGGTGCCGTCGATGAACGGCATGGCGATGTACGGGCGGCCCTGGACTTCGCCGACCTCGTACACGGGGCAGACGCGCTCGTGGGAGATGCGGGCCTGCGCCCGGGCCTCGGACATCAACCGGTGGAGGAGGCCGGCGTCATCGCCCCGGACGAACTTCAGGGCCACGTTGCGGCGCAGGCGCGGATCATAGGCGAGGAACACCTGGCCCATGCCGCCCTGGCCCAGGAAGCGGAGGCACTGGTAGCGCTCCCAGCCGGGCACCGGGAAGGGCGGGGAGGACTCCGTGCTTGTGCCTGGAGTCGGCAGGGTCGGAGGCCCGGAGGCTGAGACGATGCGCGGTTCCTCGTCGTGCTGGTCGTGCATGGCGCGGGGATGATCCGTCCGGGAGTGGGAGGAAGGCAACTCCTCGGGGGGCCGGGGGCGTTCGACGCCAGGGCGTCGAACGTCGCGTCGAGCGACGCGTCGACGGCAGGCAAGGCCCTCCCTGTCCGAGCGGGACGGTCCGGCATGTCGATTGCTCAATGCCCGGAGCGAAGCACTCACGCTCCACCCGCAAGGTCTCCACCATGGAAAAGCACCACCACCACCGCCCCAAGCTCGTCCGCGCTTCCCAGTCCGTTCAGGGAGAGCCGTCGCTGATCCTCTCCACCACGGCCTCGTACACCTGGATCTGCGACGATGTGGGCTCCGGCGCCGACAGCGACGTCACGCTCTTCCGGCCGAACCCCGATGACACCAGCTACTGCATTCTCGGGGACTATGCCCAGGGCAACTACGGGGGGCCCACCGGTAACTCGATCATCGTGAAGGCCATCAACGATGACCCTGCCGCGCCGCTGCTCAAGCCGGCGAAGAGCTGGAGCCTCGTCTGGACGGACAAGGGCAGCGGGGGCGACTACGACTGGTCGGTCTGGGCCGCGGTGGCGCCGGATGGCTACGTGGCGATCGGCATGGTGGCCACCCTGGGCTACAGCGCGCCCGACATCCAGAACTACCGCTGCGTGAGGAAGGACCTCGCCCAGCAGTCGTCCGCCCCGGCGCAGATCTGGAGTGACAAGGGCTCGGGCGCCGACAACGACGTCACGCTCTGGGGCGTCACCGGCATGCCGAACACGTTCGTCGCGCAGGCCAACTACGACGCGTACAACGGCACGGCCTACGTGCTCAAGGGCATCTCCTAACCGTCTCCGGCTGTCTCCCCTCACTTCCCCTTCTTCCAACGGCGGCCCTTCCGGGGGCCGCCGTGCTGTGTCCTTTTTTCCTTCGAATGGATGTGTGCGATGTCCGCGACAGATTCTCTCTCCGCCGTGGGGCTGGCCCAGGGAACGTTCCAGGTCGATGCCAACGGTCAGGCCACCTACAAGCTTCCGGTTGATCTGCCGCCCGGCATCGCCAACCTCCAGCCGCAGCTCTCGCTCGTCTACAGCCACCGGCAGCCCAATGGCCCGCTGGGCGTGGGCTGGGCGCTCAGCGGCCAGTCGGCCATCACGCGCACCAAGGCCACCTATGCCGTCGATGGCTTCAACAGCGCGGTCTCCTATGGGCCAGAGGACCGCTTCGCGCTGGATGGCGCCCGGCTCATCAACGTGGAGGGCGAGCAGGGCGCGGGGGGCACCGTCTATTACACGGAGATGCAGAGCTGGAGCCGGGTGGTCGCGGGCGCCACGCCCCAGGACGGCTTCACCGTCTACGGCAAGGCCGGAGAGGTCCGCGCCTACGGCACGACGGCCAACAGCCGCATCCTCGCGCCGGGCAGCCAGAACATCCGGGTGTGGGCCCTGGCCTCGGTGACGGACCTGCACGGCAACCGCATCGAGTACACCTATACGCTCTCCCCCGACGGCCAGCACGCGGACGCGGGTTCCTACTTCCTCCAGCAGATCGCCTACACGGTGCGCGATGATGGCACCCAGGCGAACCGCTTCGTCCGGTTCACCTACGAGCCGCGGCCCGACCCCATCGAGGACTACGTCGCGGGCTATCCGGTGAACCTCTTCTACCGGCTGACGCAGATCTCCACCGTGCTCGGCGCGGACGAGACGGTCCGCACGTACACCCTCGGCTACCGCACCAGCACCGCCACCCAGCTCAGCTGCCTCGCGTCCGTGACGCTCACCGGGGCGAAGGCCGAAGGGGCACCGTCCCTGCCGCCCACCGTGCTGGTCTGGCAGGACGTCGCCACGCCCGGCTTCGACATCGGCGCGTCCTCGACGCTGGACCAGCACCTGGACCAGGCGGACATCCGTCCCATGGACGTCAACGGCGATGGCCGCACCGACATCGTTCAGCTCTGGAACGACGGACAGAGCGCGCTGCACGCCACGGTGTACCTGGCCACGCCGGGCGCGGAGGGAACCCCCTTCGTCCGGGCCTCGGACACCACCCTGGGCTCCTTCCCCAGCAAGCGCGAAATCTACCCCATGGACCTCAACGGCGACGGCCGCACCGACCTGCTCGTCGTCTACCCGGGGGGGACGGACAGCGAGCTGCGCCTCGCCGCGTTCCTCTGGAATGGCACCGCCTTCGAGGACGCGGGCATCTTCCAGACCGGCTACGCCTGGGATGCCTCGCACCTCCAGTTCTTCGCCATGGATGCCAACGGCGATGGCCGCACGGACCTGGTGCAGGCCTACTCGCACTACGACGCGGCGACCCAGGGGCACCAGCTGTACTTCCGCTCGTTCCTGTCCCAGTTCGGCGATGCGCCGGGGGCGATGTTCACCCAGGCCCTCGTGAGCCCCACGGAGGACCCGGCGCAGCCCACGCAGCCGCTGGCCTTCTGGCCGATGGACGTCAACGGCGATGGGATGGTGGACCTCGTCCGGGTGTGGCAGAGCGGCTCGGATCAAACCATCCGGGCCACGGCCTATCTGGGCTCGGGCAGCAGCCGGGACACGGTCTCCTTCACGTCCTCGGTCCGCAGCAACCTGGGCACCCTCAACCTGTCCAACTCGCTGGCCTTCCTGCCGGTCGATGTGAACGGCGATGGCGTGCTCGACCTGTTGCAGATCTGGAAGACGCAGGGTGCCTCCTCCACGACGCTGCACCTCACCGCGTTCCTGTGCGACGCGGCGGGTGGGTTCGTCCCGGGGCCGGACTCGGCCTTCGAGAACGCGCAGCTCGATCCGGACAACTTCTTCCCCATGGACATCGATGGGAGCGGCCTCACCGCCATCGTGAACAAGTGGATCGGCAATGACCGCCTCATGTTCACCGTCTACCGGGGCTCCCCCTCGGGCAGCTACCGCATGATGGAGCCCTTCGACGCGGGGGCGGCCGGGACCACCGTCCTCAACTCGAAGTTCTTCGCGTGTGACGTGAACGGCGACGGCAAGGCGGATCTCGTCCGCGCCGGCATGGACGCGAACCAGCAGTTCGTTCTCGCCCCCTACACCTCCTCCGGAGCGTTCCCCGACATGGTGTCGTCGTTCACGAACGCGCTGGGAGGCACCGTCACGGTCCAATACGCGGCGCTGTCCGACGCGAGCGTCTACGGCCCCGGAGATCCGCTCACCTTCCCCGCGGGAGAGGGCTCGCGCTACCCCAATCCGCTGATGCCGGGCCAGTACCCCGTGCAGGCCGTGCTCGGCCGCGCGACGTATGTCGTGTCCCGGTACGGGCAGGCCAACAATGCCCCGGCCAACCGCTTCGCCTACGGCATGACGAACACCGTGACGTACGCCGGCGCGCAGCTCGACCTGCTGGGCCGGGGCTGGCAGGGGTTCAAGACCGTCACGAACCTCTCCCTGGACACCGGCCTCGTCACGGTCGACACCTACAACCAGGACTTCCCGTACACCGGCACCAAGGCGTCCTCCCGGGTGGAGGCCAACGGCGCGTACACCACGGATCCGCGGGTGCCCAGGGACCAGACGGTGCTGATGAACACGGTGGCCGAGGTGTACACGGCCTATCCGCGCGCCACCGGCGCCACCGCCCCGAACCCGGTGGTGTACGAGACGCTGCGGACCTCGTCCCGGTGGGAGAGCTGGAGCTACGGCACGTTCGGCTTCGCGCTCGCCCACACGTACGGCTACGACGCTTACGGCAACGAGACGCTCGACGCCAACTTGGGCTACGTCGATGACGCCAACCAGCCGCTCGCGCCCACCGAGGCCGTCTACCAGCACCGGCAGTACCAGAATGATCTGTTGGGGGCGGGCTGGGCGCTCGGCTACCTGCGCTATGCGAAGGAGAGCGCCAACGCCAACGACACGGACATCACCCGGTTCCTCCCGGGCGACTACCACCTGCAGGTGCGCACGTACGCCCCGTCCACGTATGACCTGCTGACCCAGGCCCAGTGGGATGACTCCCACGGTGCCTTTCTGACCGTGGGCTATGGGTATGACGGCTTCGGCAACAAGCGCTCCGAGACCCAGCCCGGGGGCTTCACCACCACGTATGACTACGAGCCGGACTACCACACGTATGTCATGCAGACGCACACGCCCCCCAACGCCCAGGGCACGGTGCTGGTGACGGCGAGCGGGTACGACCCGCGCTTCGGGACCCAGGTGGCGAGCATGGACGCCAACGGCGTCATCACCCTCACGGGGCTCGATGCCTTTGGCCGGAAGGCGGCCCTCCAGGGCCCGGTGCCCGAGGGCACGCAGGGCGATCCGAATGAGGTGACGCCGCTCGTCACCGGCTCCGACACGCTGCGCGCCGCGTTCCAGGGGGCGGCCACCGTCACATTGCAGAGCCTCCAGTACCTCGATGATGGCCAGGGCGGGCTCTACACCGAGACGCAAGCCCTCCAGTCCTTCCCCACATCGAATGCCCGGGAGCTCGTCTGGACGCGGGGCTACGTGGACGGCCGCGGACGGCCGCGGCAGTCGGTGCGTCAGACCGGGCAGCAGGCGGGCAATGCCATCACCCTGACGGACTACAACCCCCAGGACCAGCCCACCGCGCAGAGCTTCCCCTTCTTCTCGGACACGCTCCGCGTCTCCAGCGCGCCGTTCTCGGCCACCACGGCCTATGACGTCCTCGGCCGGCCGCTTCAGCGCACGGTGCCCTCGGGCCCCGAGGGCGCGCAGTCCTCCGTCACCCAGTGGTTCTACGGCGGCGGACAGGCGGTGACGCTCACGAGCGCCGCCGGCTCGGACGCGGAATACGTCGAGGTGAGCGTCCACCGCTTCGCCAACGGCAAGGACACCGTGGTCTCCGTCACGGTGGACCCCGAGGGCGCGAACGCCACCACCCAGTTCACGTTCGATCCGGTCGCCCGGCTCACCACCGTGAAGGACCCGCCCACGGCGGACAACCCGGACGGCGTCCTCACCACCCTCGCCTATGACTCCCTCGACCGGCGGCGCTGGCTGGACAACCCCGACCAGAACACCACGGGCAATGCGTCCATCCAGGCGATGGCGTTCGCCTACGACGCCGCCACGGGCCGGCAGTCCGGACAGACCGATGCGGCCCAGGCCGCCACGGCCTACACCTACGATGGCCTCGGCCGCATCCTCACCAAGACGCTCAGCGACGCGCGGACCTTCACGTACACCTATGATGACGCCGCGACGGGAGGCAACGGACGGCTGTCCCGCGTGGTGGCCACCCAGGAGGATGGAACCGTGGAGTCCGAGTACGCCTATGCGTATGACGCGTACGGCAACATCCGCTCCAACACGGTGACGATCCAGGGAGAGCAGGCCCCCTTCGCCATCACCCGCGTCTTCGATCCCCAGCAGCGGACGGTGCTTCAGACCTACCCGGACGCCACCGCCCAGTCGTGGGGCTTCTCCTACGGCCAGCTCATCACCACGTCGCTCGATGGCGCCCGGGCCGACTCCCCCCTGGAGGACTTCAGCCCCTCTCAGAAGGCGGGCACCCTCATTTATGGCCAGGGCCTTCTTCCCGGCAGCGGGGTGGTGACGGGCTACACCTTCAACCCCGCAGGCCAGGTCATCTCGGAGCGCGTGCAGTCCCCGGTGGCCCCGGTGCTCGGCTTCTCGTACACGTATGATCTGCTCAACCAGCTGCGGACGGTGGAGGACCAGCTGGGCACCGGCCAGTCCCAGGCGTTCACCTACCTCAACCGCCGGCTCATGAGTGCCTCCGTGCCCGGCTTCTCCGGGGGAGCCTACACGTACGACAACGCGGGCAACCTCACCTCGAAGGATGGCGTCGTCTACATCTCCCGG
Coding sequences within it:
- a CDS encoding FG-GAP-like repeat-containing protein; its protein translation is MSATDSLSAVGLAQGTFQVDANGQATYKLPVDLPPGIANLQPQLSLVYSHRQPNGPLGVGWALSGQSAITRTKATYAVDGFNSAVSYGPEDRFALDGARLINVEGEQGAGGTVYYTEMQSWSRVVAGATPQDGFTVYGKAGEVRAYGTTANSRILAPGSQNIRVWALASVTDLHGNRIEYTYTLSPDGQHADAGSYFLQQIAYTVRDDGTQANRFVRFTYEPRPDPIEDYVAGYPVNLFYRLTQISTVLGADETVRTYTLGYRTSTATQLSCLASVTLTGAKAEGAPSLPPTVLVWQDVATPGFDIGASSTLDQHLDQADIRPMDVNGDGRTDIVQLWNDGQSALHATVYLATPGAEGTPFVRASDTTLGSFPSKREIYPMDLNGDGRTDLLVVYPGGTDSELRLAAFLWNGTAFEDAGIFQTGYAWDASHLQFFAMDANGDGRTDLVQAYSHYDAATQGHQLYFRSFLSQFGDAPGAMFTQALVSPTEDPAQPTQPLAFWPMDVNGDGMVDLVRVWQSGSDQTIRATAYLGSGSSRDTVSFTSSVRSNLGTLNLSNSLAFLPVDVNGDGVLDLLQIWKTQGASSTTLHLTAFLCDAAGGFVPGPDSAFENAQLDPDNFFPMDIDGSGLTAIVNKWIGNDRLMFTVYRGSPSGSYRMMEPFDAGAAGTTVLNSKFFACDVNGDGKADLVRAGMDANQQFVLAPYTSSGAFPDMVSSFTNALGGTVTVQYAALSDASVYGPGDPLTFPAGEGSRYPNPLMPGQYPVQAVLGRATYVVSRYGQANNAPANRFAYGMTNTVTYAGAQLDLLGRGWQGFKTVTNLSLDTGLVTVDTYNQDFPYTGTKASSRVEANGAYTTDPRVPRDQTVLMNTVAEVYTAYPRATGATAPNPVVYETLRTSSRWESWSYGTFGFALAHTYGYDAYGNETLDANLGYVDDANQPLAPTEAVYQHRQYQNDLLGAGWALGYLRYAKESANANDTDITRFLPGDYHLQVRTYAPSTYDLLTQAQWDDSHGAFLTVGYGYDGFGNKRSETQPGGFTTTYDYEPDYHTYVMQTHTPPNAQGTVLVTASGYDPRFGTQVASMDANGVITLTGLDAFGRKAALQGPVPEGTQGDPNEVTPLVTGSDTLRAAFQGAATVTLQSLQYLDDGQGGLYTETQALQSFPTSNARELVWTRGYVDGRGRPRQSVRQTGQQAGNAITLTDYNPQDQPTAQSFPFFSDTLRVSSAPFSATTAYDVLGRPLQRTVPSGPEGAQSSVTQWFYGGGQAVTLTSAAGSDAEYVEVSVHRFANGKDTVVSVTVDPEGANATTQFTFDPVARLTTVKDPPTADNPDGVLTTLAYDSLDRRRWLDNPDQNTTGNASIQAMAFAYDAATGRQSGQTDAAQAATAYTYDGLGRILTKTLSDARTFTYTYDDAATGGNGRLSRVVATQEDGTVESEYAYAYDAYGNIRSNTVTIQGEQAPFAITRVFDPQQRTVLQTYPDATAQSWGFSYGQLITTSLDGARADSPLEDFSPSQKAGTLIYGQGLLPGSGVVTGYTFNPAGQVISERVQSPVAPVLGFSYTYDLLNQLRTVEDQLGTGQSQAFTYLNRRLMSASVPGFSGGAYTYDNAGNLTSKDGVVYISRAHFAATGTLDGNTVYSATPDACGRTLSRTANGVTLGFAYDGLSCLRKVTDAQGATLREMMSDHAGNLLRQVDAGGNITLFIDACYQVYRPREGTPTVTKYLTDARGTAASITNGAVLYLRRDFKGNNTHAFGPDGTVVSQVAYGGYGERRLVSGEGFQPQYEQRTFDADLGLSYFGARYYDPALGRFLTPDSQPGSDNILRPDAFNRFAFELNNPINLVDPTGHSAWSVVLGVLLAAALVIAGAAILVASGGTAVPALAAAAGAIIGGGLVGAGISAGTYSVTHLHESNTNFWKGYGVSASVGFVVGAVTGGLATVAGMGINAAADFVAPRGASWLVGKGISALSQQTLEKALSGVMRAPLWMAFGALTTSGGDVFSQFMSNVTDKKVLDHSDVSLSHGLWLAFGTGAAFGALAGAAQGIGEALLLKPKSYGAEGFSTQPQEMAVLRGENTQLLGRGEMDWYTKPNLAVQTTVRSRIVLFGVSTGASLTDAAVASMGY
- a CDS encoding Vps62-related protein translates to MEKHHHHRPKLVRASQSVQGEPSLILSTTASYTWICDDVGSGADSDVTLFRPNPDDTSYCILGDYAQGNYGGPTGNSIIVKAINDDPAAPLLKPAKSWSLVWTDKGSGGDYDWSVWAAVAPDGYVAIGMVATLGYSAPDIQNYRCVRKDLAQQSSAPAQIWSDKGSGADNDVTLWGVTGMPNTFVAQANYDAYNGTAYVLKGIS